One Solibacillus sp. R5-41 DNA segment encodes these proteins:
- a CDS encoding Ykof family thiamine-binding protein, translating into MQCGLSPIVGFRFSLHPMTNDFISVIKGALLETDTSNVWMHTDDVSTVIRGKQVHVFNVAKAITLHAAKTGEHIALSGTFSVGCPGDTAGDVFLDKGDEVANTDTTKQYVSSQFALYPMNNPDYMNVIYSEIDRAKTHGVYNESMHYASGIHGDIHDVFEFYEESFTHARSEKHKHLVMTVSMSINSPSHGGL; encoded by the coding sequence ATGCAATGCGGTTTAAGCCCTATCGTTGGATTTCGTTTTTCTCTTCATCCAATGACCAATGATTTTATTTCGGTAATTAAAGGTGCTCTTCTAGAAACAGATACATCAAATGTGTGGATGCATACGGATGACGTATCTACTGTTATTCGTGGAAAACAGGTGCATGTATTTAATGTGGCAAAAGCCATCACTTTACATGCTGCTAAAACGGGAGAGCATATTGCATTATCTGGTACTTTTTCAGTTGGTTGTCCAGGTGACACTGCAGGAGATGTATTTTTGGATAAAGGAGATGAAGTAGCAAATACAGATACGACGAAACAATATGTTTCCTCTCAATTTGCTCTTTATCCGATGAATAATCCTGATTATATGAATGTTATTTATAGTGAAATAGACCGTGCAAAAACGCATGGTGTTTACAATGAGTCGATGCATTATGCAAGTGGTATTCACGGAGACATACACGATGTATTTGAATTTTACGAAGAATCTTTCACACATGCACGATCGGAAAAACATAAACATCTTGTTATGACGGTTTCAATGAGTATTAATAGTCCTTCTCACGGAGGTCTTTAA
- a CDS encoding energy-coupling factor transporter transmembrane protein EcfT → MAFFFDPWTPFVFCIGILVLQILFSRINWKKWLLFMIPFFVTAFGYFWSTIVFAEDQSGPVIWSFWVLNVTETQLHYALSLSFRILAFSSLSLLFAFTTNPNTFIMSLMQQLKLSPKIAYGVMVGYQFLPVLKDEFIHIQQAHRLRGATPEKNALQRLLGLRRILIPMLAGAVRKAERAAFAMEARGFTGERRTSYFQVITVSKIDGVCAALFLIVLLLSCTNSLWLG, encoded by the coding sequence ATGGCTTTCTTTTTTGATCCGTGGACTCCGTTCGTGTTTTGTATTGGCATACTTGTGCTACAAATATTGTTTAGTCGAATTAATTGGAAAAAATGGTTGTTGTTTATGATTCCTTTTTTTGTGACGGCTTTCGGGTATTTTTGGTCAACGATTGTTTTTGCGGAAGATCAATCTGGACCTGTTATTTGGTCTTTTTGGGTACTAAACGTTACAGAAACACAGTTGCATTATGCTTTATCATTAAGTTTTCGGATCTTGGCGTTTTCAAGCCTTTCTCTCTTGTTCGCTTTTACGACGAATCCAAATACTTTTATCATGAGCTTAATGCAGCAATTAAAACTGTCTCCTAAAATTGCATATGGGGTAATGGTCGGCTACCAATTCCTACCTGTGTTAAAGGATGAATTTATTCATATTCAACAAGCACATAGATTAAGAGGAGCTACTCCAGAGAAAAATGCTTTACAACGACTTCTTGGCTTACGGAGAATTTTAATCCCTATGCTAGCAGGCGCTGTTCGTAAAGCCGAGCGAGCTGCATTTGCGATGGAAGCAAGAGGCTTTACAGGAGAACGAAGAACTAGCTATTTTCAAGTGATAACAGTAAGCAAAATAGATGGCGTTTGTGCCGCTTTATTCCTAATCGTGCTTCTGTTAAGCTGTACGAATAGTTTGTGGCTTGGTTAA
- a CDS encoding ECF transporter S component → MLKSWKLKEIVLMSLFSVVFGIVYLLFLHAGNIWAGFIGPIAYEWIFGIWFIVSIICMYIIRKPGAAVISETIAATIEVLLGNAIGPRLILTGLIQGLGAEAVFAATRYKRFDLWVLMLAGVGSAVFSFVYGYFLGGFAVYSTGYVALMLGLRILSGALIAGVGGKALSDGLLATGSLRGYAISRSKKGESHA, encoded by the coding sequence ATGTTGAAATCTTGGAAGCTAAAAGAGATTGTACTTATGTCTTTATTTTCTGTTGTGTTTGGTATTGTCTATTTACTATTTCTACATGCAGGAAATATTTGGGCAGGGTTTATTGGTCCTATTGCGTATGAATGGATCTTCGGCATTTGGTTTATCGTATCGATTATTTGCATGTATATTATTCGTAAACCTGGCGCAGCAGTCATTTCTGAAACAATCGCAGCAACAATAGAGGTTTTATTGGGCAATGCCATTGGTCCGCGTTTAATTCTTACAGGTCTTATTCAAGGATTGGGAGCAGAAGCAGTTTTTGCCGCAACACGCTACAAACGCTTTGACTTGTGGGTATTAATGTTAGCTGGTGTTGGCTCAGCCGTTTTCAGCTTTGTATATGGATACTTTTTAGGGGGCTTTGCCGTGTACAGCACAGGTTACGTAGCATTAATGTTAGGACTTCGCATATTAAGTGGTGCTCTAATTGCCGGTGTCGGTGGAAAAGCTTTATCAGACGGATTACTCGCTACGGGTTCACTCCGCGGATATGCCATTTCACGCTCGAAAAAAGGTGAATCACATGCCTAA
- a CDS encoding ABC transporter ATP-binding protein, with protein MPNVICFNNVTFSYPDEEQPILENLSLSIRRGERVVITGPSGCGKTTLLYLCNRLYPDNCDGILTGSLELFGKDSFSYIPGEINRRIATVFQDPDAQFCMQTVEEELAFTLENLHIPREDMDGRIHEVLELTGLSGFRHAIIQKLSGGQKQRIATACALIMEPEILLLDEPIAHLDPYTALKYVEWLDQLQLKRKITIVAIEHQLDLWGDFFERNIPLNKTEDATPLQKRNSSMQEDVTFLASSISAKPFLQEVSFTLNRGEITVLAGPNGSGKSTLLKSLCRLIPSSGTVQPENLGYVPQSPEFLFLTKKVHDEVAFGGGKDVDKMLTRLKLTPIADAHPFAVSHGQKRRVAIAAMLSDGRDVIVMDEPTSGQDAAALSELFQLIDERSRAGTTFLIVTHDMEFAYCIADSILLLNNGHLTGKFPAADVWRNENLQLDHHLLPPKGLMSREACFT; from the coding sequence ATGCCTAATGTTATCTGCTTTAACAATGTAACTTTCTCTTATCCCGACGAAGAACAGCCAATACTCGAGAATCTTTCGTTGTCCATTCGTCGCGGAGAGCGTGTTGTCATTACAGGTCCAAGCGGCTGTGGTAAAACAACCTTACTGTATTTATGTAATAGACTTTACCCTGATAATTGTGATGGCATCTTAACTGGGTCATTAGAGCTGTTCGGGAAAGACAGTTTCTCTTATATCCCTGGAGAAATAAATCGCCGGATAGCAACTGTTTTTCAAGATCCCGATGCTCAGTTTTGCATGCAAACGGTAGAGGAAGAACTTGCATTTACATTAGAAAACTTGCATATACCACGTGAAGACATGGATGGTCGTATTCACGAGGTGTTGGAATTGACGGGCTTAAGTGGGTTTCGTCACGCAATTATTCAAAAGCTTTCAGGTGGCCAAAAACAGCGAATTGCTACTGCATGTGCACTCATTATGGAGCCTGAAATTTTGTTGTTAGACGAACCGATTGCTCACTTAGACCCTTACACTGCCCTAAAATATGTGGAATGGTTGGATCAGCTACAGTTAAAACGAAAAATTACGATTGTTGCCATTGAGCATCAATTAGATCTATGGGGGGATTTTTTTGAACGAAACATCCCATTAAATAAAACTGAGGATGCTACCCCTTTACAAAAACGGAATAGCTCCATGCAAGAAGATGTTACTTTCCTTGCCAGTAGCATAAGTGCGAAACCGTTTCTCCAAGAAGTTTCTTTCACTTTAAATCGTGGTGAAATAACAGTTTTGGCTGGTCCTAATGGTAGTGGAAAGTCTACTTTATTAAAATCATTGTGTCGATTAATCCCTTCTAGTGGAACGGTTCAGCCTGAAAATTTAGGATATGTGCCACAGTCACCAGAATTTTTATTCCTAACAAAAAAAGTCCATGATGAAGTTGCATTTGGTGGGGGAAAGGATGTCGATAAAATGTTAACTCGACTAAAATTAACCCCCATTGCAGATGCCCATCCTTTTGCAGTTAGTCATGGGCAAAAGCGAAGAGTAGCGATTGCAGCAATGCTTTCGGATGGACGTGATGTGATTGTGATGGATGAGCCTACTTCCGGTCAAGATGCAGCAGCATTATCTGAGTTGTTTCAATTAATAGATGAGCGATCCCGAGCTGGAACAACATTTTTGATCGTTACACATGATATGGAGTTCGCTTATTGCATAGCCGATTCGATATTATTACTAAATAATGGGCATCTGACTGGAAAGTTTCCCGCTGCCGATGTTTGGAGAAATGAAAACCTGCAATTGGATCATCACTTACTACCACCGAAAGGATTGATGTCACGTGAAGCATGCTTTACATAA